In one Arachis duranensis cultivar V14167 chromosome 9, aradu.V14167.gnm2.J7QH, whole genome shotgun sequence genomic region, the following are encoded:
- the LOC107466811 gene encoding plastidial pyruvate kinase 2 (The sequence of the model RefSeq protein was modified relative to this genomic sequence to represent the inferred CDS: added 16 bases not found in genome assembly): protein MSQVVATRSINITLSRPSSGSAPHRPQTFLKPPTFASKVFQPQGNNDESFKASFTTCHVIDARKPTPTEVVPVSPEDDQKIEEELQHLRGLQQLGDTAVGMWSKPTFRRKTKIVCTIGPSTDTREMIWKLAEAGMNVARLNMSHGDHASHQKVIDLVKDYNAQSKDNVIAIMLDTKGPEVRSGDLPQPITLEPGQEFTFTIRRGVGTTDCVSVNYDDFVNDVAVGDMLLVDGGMMSLMVKSKTEDSVKCEVVDGGELKSRRHLNVRGKSATLPSITEKDWDDIKFGVDNQVDFYAVSFVKDAQVVHELKNYLKSCGADIHVIVKIESADSVPNLHSIITASDGAMVARGDLGAELPIEEVPLLQEEIIRICRSMGKAVIVATNMLESMIVHPTPTRAEVSDIAIAVREGSDGIMLSGETAHGKFPLKAVKVMHTVALRTEATIPGSQMPPNIGQGFKNHMSEMFAYHATMMSNTLGTSTVVFTRSGFMAILLSHYRPTGTIFAFTDQKRIQQRLALYQGVCPIYMEFSDDAEETFKRALDLLQRQGMVKEGEEVALVQSGRQPIWRFQSTHNIQVRTV, encoded by the exons CCACTCGATCCATTAACATCACCCTCTCACGCCCCAGTTCCGGATCTGCACCTCACAGGCCGCAAACTTTCTTAAAGCCTCCAACTTTTGCTTCCAAAGTGTTCCAGCCACAAGGGAACAATGACGAGTCCTTCAAAGCTTCCTTCACAACCTGCCACGTCATCGACGCTAGGAAACCTACACCTACGGAAGTTGTGCCCGTCTCACCCGAGGATGACCAAAAG ATTGAGGAAGAGTTGCAGCACTTGCGTGGCTTACAACAGCTTGGTGACACTGCTGTCGGAATGTGGTCAAAGCCTACGTTTAGGAGAAAGACTAAGATTGTTTGCACCATTGGGCCTTCTACGGATACAAGGGAAATGATTTGGAAGCTGGCTGAGGCTGGGATGAATGTTGCGCGTTTGAATATGTCTCATGGTGACCATGCTTCTCATCAGAAAGTTATCGATTTGGTAAAGGACTATAATGCACAATCCAAGGATAATGTAATTGCAATAATGCTCGACACCAAG GGTCCTGAGGTTAGGAGTGGGGACCTGCCACAGCCAATTACATTAGAACCTGGGCAAGAGTTCACTTTCACTATCCGGAGGGGTGTCGGAACCACAGATTGTGTTAGCGTTAACTATGATGATTTTGTTAATGATGTAGCAGTTGGGGACATGCTTCTTGTTGATG GTGGTATGATGTCATTGATGGTAAAGTCTAAGACCGAGGATTCTGTAAAATGTGAAGTAGTTGATGGAGGAGAGCTTAAATCGAGGAGACATTTGAATGTTAGAGGAAAAAGCGCAACATTGCCTTCAATCACTG AGAAGGACTGGGATGACATTAAATTTGGAGTGGACAACCAAGTTGACTTTTATGCCGTTTCCTTTGTTAAGGATGCACAAGTAGTTCATGAACTGAAGAACTATCTGAAAA GCTGTGGTGCCGATATACATGTCATTGTAAAAATTGAAAGTGCAGACTCCGTTCCGAACCTGCATTCAATAATTACAGCATCTGATGGG GCTATGGTTGCAAGAGGAGATCTTGGGGCTGAGCTACCTATTGAGGAAGTTCCACTTTTGCAG GAGGAGATAATCAGAATATGCCGTAGCATGGGAAAGGCTGTGATTGTTGCAACAAATATGCTGGAAAGCATGATTGTTCACCCAACTCCAACCAGAGCAGAGGTATCTGATATTGCAATTGCTGTTCGAGAAGGTTCTGATGGAATAATGCTTTCTGGTGAAACTGCTCATGGAAA GTTCCCACTAAAAGCTGTGAAAGTAATGCACACAGTAGCATTACGGACAGAAGCCACTATACCAGGTAGTCAGATGCCACCTAATATTGGTCAAGGATTCAAG AACCACATGAGCGAGATGTTTGCATACCATGCAACCATGATGTCCAACACCCTTGGAACCTCAACTGTTGTCTTCACTAGATCAGGCTTCATGGCTATTCTTCTAAGCCACTATCGACCAACTGGCACCATATTTGCTTTTACAGACCA GAAGCGGATACAGCAGCGGCTGGCTTTGTATCAAGGAGTTTGTCCTATATACATGGAATTCTCTGATGATGCTGAAGAGACATTCAAAAGAGCCTTGGATTTGTTGCAG AGGCAAGGAATGGtgaaggaaggagaagaagTAGCACTTGTACAAAGTGGAAGACAGCCCATATGGAGGTTCCAATCCACTCACAACATCCAGGTTAGAAcagtgtaa